The following are from one region of the Bacteroidales bacterium genome:
- a CDS encoding PAS domain-containing sensor histidine kinase, with product MLMNGSESNNLSEDAADKDFMNNPSSLSHALPESVWEAIFDSIPDLVTVIDKNCRVVRANKAMLERIGKTENIMAGHFCYETIHGMHHPHEGCPHVEMLKDGKGHVGELYEPLLDGVFLVSTTPVFDQNGEILGSVHIARDITGRKKAEEKLQEYNKELEELNTSKDKFFSVIAHDLKSPFQGLMGFTDLLMDEYEHLEKDEVRKYIQNIRNASHNTYALLENLLEWSRMQSGRLQFKISKFDLSKEISGVMEILNSNAIRKSIQLTNKVQHGLEIEADQNMIHSVIQNLVSNAIKFSNNRGEIIVTSEIKPLQSLHKTTECGCSRKCVQIKVKDNGIGIHPDALPRIFNMNDHYTSIGTANEPGTGLGLIICKEMIERHGGEISVESKPGEGSTFSIILPLPASFKC from the coding sequence ATGCTTATGAACGGGAGTGAGAGTAATAATTTATCTGAAGACGCAGCAGATAAGGATTTTATGAATAATCCTTCTTCTCTCAGCCATGCTTTGCCGGAGTCGGTCTGGGAGGCGATCTTTGATTCCATCCCAGATCTTGTGACTGTTATTGATAAAAATTGCAGGGTTGTCCGGGCTAATAAAGCCATGTTGGAAAGAATCGGGAAAACAGAGAATATCATGGCCGGGCATTTTTGTTATGAGACTATTCATGGAATGCATCATCCCCATGAAGGATGCCCTCATGTTGAAATGCTCAAAGATGGTAAAGGTCATGTAGGTGAGTTATATGAACCTTTATTGGACGGTGTTTTCCTGGTTTCTACTACTCCCGTCTTCGATCAGAATGGAGAGATCCTAGGGAGTGTGCATATTGCACGTGATATTACAGGTCGGAAAAAGGCTGAAGAAAAACTACAGGAATATAATAAGGAACTCGAAGAACTGAATACCAGCAAGGATAAATTCTTTAGCGTAATTGCCCATGATTTGAAAAGTCCTTTTCAGGGATTGATGGGATTTACCGACCTTCTGATGGATGAATATGAGCACCTGGAAAAGGATGAGGTGAGAAAGTATATTCAGAATATTCGTAATGCTTCCCATAATACTTACGCACTTCTGGAAAATCTTCTTGAATGGTCAAGGATGCAATCCGGGCGTTTACAATTCAAAATTTCAAAATTCGATCTCTCCAAAGAAATTTCCGGGGTTATGGAAATATTGAATAGCAATGCCATCAGGAAAAGTATTCAGCTTACCAATAAAGTGCAACATGGCCTTGAAATAGAAGCAGATCAGAATATGATCCACTCAGTGATTCAAAACCTGGTGAGCAATGCGATTAAATTTTCTAATAACAGGGGAGAAATCATTGTTACTTCGGAGATAAAACCTCTTCAATCATTGCACAAAACGACTGAATGCGGTTGCAGTAGAAAGTGTGTTCAAATTAAGGTAAAAGATAATGGTATTGGAATCCACCCCGATGCTTTACCACGTATCTTCAATATGAATGACCATTATACCAGTATCGGTACCGCCAATGAGCCTGGTACTGGATTGGGCCTTATTATCTGTAAGGAGATGATCGAAAGGCATGGTGGTGAAATTTCCGTTGAAAGCAAACCGGGAGAAGGCTCAACTTTTTCTATTATTTTGCCACTCCCCGCTTCTTTCAAATGCTGA
- a CDS encoding MCE family protein — protein sequence MKIRREIKIGAFLIIVLLFFILGINYIKGKDIFRKHRTYYAKYTQIAGLVEAAPVSVNGFNIGNVSDIQFESPNSSKIIVEITVYSSINIPANSIARIFSPDILGTKNIELVLGDSRLMAMSGDTLGSEMQATLTEEVNRQVAPLKRKAEDLMLSLDTMVTVVRTVFNAQTRENLKASFEHIRQTIINIEHTTFNLDTLVYGQRSRMERILFNVEGITANIRENDKNITNILTNFSAISDTLAKAQISHTLNDVHTAMMSFDEILVKINQGEGSMGMLVNDKKLYNNLEKSSNELNQLIRDMKLNPYRYLNFSVFPPGSKRMQFQEPKEE from the coding sequence ATGAAAATTCGCCGCGAAATAAAAATAGGCGCCTTCCTGATAATCGTCCTGTTGTTTTTTATTTTAGGAATCAACTATATAAAAGGCAAGGATATTTTCCGGAAGCATAGAACATATTATGCGAAATACACTCAAATAGCAGGCCTTGTTGAAGCTGCTCCCGTTTCTGTAAACGGATTCAATATAGGGAATGTGAGTGATATCCAGTTCGAAAGCCCCAATTCCAGTAAAATCATCGTAGAAATTACGGTTTATAGCTCCATCAATATACCGGCTAATTCTATTGCCCGGATCTTCAGCCCTGATATCCTGGGAACGAAGAATATTGAGCTGGTTTTAGGTGATTCCCGCTTGATGGCGATGAGTGGTGATACCCTCGGAAGTGAAATGCAGGCTACTTTAACTGAGGAAGTGAACCGTCAGGTGGCCCCTCTCAAAAGAAAGGCAGAGGATTTGATGTTGTCGCTCGACACCATGGTTACGGTTGTAAGAACCGTTTTTAATGCGCAGACACGGGAGAACCTGAAAGCCTCTTTTGAACATATCCGCCAGACCATCATCAATATTGAACACACCACTTTTAACCTGGATACATTGGTATATGGGCAAAGAAGCAGGATGGAACGTATCCTTTTCAATGTTGAAGGCATCACCGCCAATATCAGGGAAAATGATAAGAATATCACCAATATCCTTACCAATTTCTCAGCAATCAGTGATACCCTGGCCAAAGCCCAGATTTCACATACTTTGAATGATGTGCATACTGCTATGATGAGTTTCGATGAAATCCTGGTTAAAATCAACCAGGGTGAAGGTTCAATGGGAATGCTTGTAAATGATAAGAAGCTTTATAATAACCTCGAGAAATCATCGAATGAGCTAAATCAACTCATAAGGGATATGAAGCTAAATCCTTACCGATACCTGAATTTCTCAGTATTTCCTCCGGGCAGTAAAAGGATGCAATTCCAGGAACCAAAAGAAGAATAA
- a CDS encoding N-acetylmuramoyl-L-alanine amidase: protein MKNLQSTTHQSLKYMILPHRAGCKAKQIHRMSEKRKLLSFLILIVLLFTQFNSFSQKVNTIVLDAGHGGHDTGALGKHSREKDITLSIVLKLRDYIHQHLDDVKVILTRDNDEFVELYKRARIANENKADLFISIHCNANPSASPFGTETYVMGLHKSTANLAVAKAENAAILLEDDYVEQYDGFDPNSAEGTIFFSMMQNSFLDKSLDFAGRVQRQFKLKLNLTDRGVKQAGFLVLYKTAMPGVLIETGFISNSKDEKFLLSDKGQQQVAQAIFRALHEYKCTVEKRMIPLSSDPENTLTASVKQDIPPPAKEVNPPSQEVSELLSQNKVWYRVQFASSATDKPIDATEFAGLNEVRKYIQSNLYKFTAGNFGTFKEASDYRLEVVKKGFKDAFVVPFYQDKRITNEEARRLGGK, encoded by the coding sequence ATGAAAAACCTGCAATCTACAACTCATCAATCACTTAAGTACATGATACTGCCGCATCGTGCCGGCTGCAAAGCTAAACAAATTCATCGGATGTCGGAAAAACGAAAATTGCTCTCATTTCTTATACTGATTGTGTTGTTATTCACACAGTTTAACAGTTTTTCACAAAAGGTGAATACAATTGTTTTGGATGCAGGGCATGGAGGGCATGATACCGGGGCATTAGGCAAACATTCCCGTGAAAAGGATATTACTCTTTCCATTGTTCTTAAGCTAAGGGATTATATACATCAGCACCTGGATGATGTGAAGGTGATCCTTACGCGTGATAATGATGAATTTGTGGAACTTTATAAAAGGGCCAGGATTGCCAATGAAAATAAAGCAGACCTCTTTATCTCAATCCATTGTAATGCAAATCCTTCTGCTTCGCCTTTCGGCACTGAGACATACGTGATGGGGCTTCATAAAAGTACTGCCAATCTTGCGGTTGCAAAGGCTGAGAATGCAGCAATCCTGCTGGAGGATGATTATGTTGAACAGTATGATGGTTTTGACCCCAATTCCGCCGAAGGAACCATTTTCTTCAGTATGATGCAGAATTCCTTTCTTGATAAAAGCCTGGATTTTGCTGGCAGGGTTCAAAGGCAATTCAAACTTAAACTGAACCTTACCGACAGGGGAGTGAAGCAGGCCGGATTCCTGGTGTTGTATAAAACGGCTATGCCCGGGGTGTTGATAGAAACCGGGTTCATCAGTAACTCAAAGGATGAAAAGTTTTTACTTTCTGATAAAGGTCAGCAACAGGTGGCTCAGGCTATTTTCAGAGCTCTTCATGAATATAAATGTACAGTCGAGAAAAGAATGATTCCCCTTTCTTCGGATCCGGAAAATACACTAACAGCATCTGTAAAACAAGATATACCTCCACCCGCAAAAGAGGTAAATCCACCCAGCCAGGAAGTGTCGGAACTGCTATCCCAAAACAAAGTATGGTATCGCGTACAGTTTGCATCTTCTGCTACCGATAAGCCTATTGATGCCACCGAATTTGCAGGATTAAACGAGGTGAGAAAGTATATCCAGAGTAACTTGTATAAATTTACTGCCGGGAATTTCGGTACCTTCAAAGAAGCATCCGATTACAGGCTGGAGGTGGTAAAGAAAGGATTTAAAGATGCATTCGTTGTTCCTTTTTACCAGGATAAAAGAATAACGAATGAAGAAGCCCGACGGCTGGGGGGAAAATAA
- a CDS encoding PAS domain S-box protein, which translates to MQHQSEEKNSESMIIPNLADSVGQGILLSNETWEHVFDASPGYIAFISPDFKIQRINKALAAFLGGSPSQYIGKPCYEVMHQSTSPVTDCPLMKINGEKSIQTSIVEDKNFGKALVKAIPLYAADGSFTGCLHMVEPVDEMKDIHSGNMDKERAMYSLVNAIPDPSLLCDLSGSILMASAGFLDMTGILDSEAVNGSNYISFFAHEDIDRALLGFNTLTYGTQEKLSGQFMVRKAGREAFRCEVTMSLVKQNNVSISGVLLTFRDISNQVALQESANKNHIRLSRFNKTFLGFTSEPSMNINRLVSLLGEMLGASACSFNKISNGASIPFASWQSPFMKDFTPDQVSNIALDQFNSNPDDFILLPKPQLAPHYQVNPQLIDKYGIRTILGITVKSGQTILGQIVVVFTFNFQLKGDDKEFCSMISSAMALENSRVGLNVKSEVNDLNYRELFDFFTDSIYILAPDGVFIDVNTGATRMYGYNREDMIGSNIEMLSAPEKNDHEATFQSIIKAFNGETQEFEWWGIRKNGEVFPKDIVLNRGRYFGRDVVIAIGRDISERKQVEEQLLGYNMELREINQSKDKFFSILAHDLKNPFGGLLGFIDLLYEDIDELSTDQVKEYLQNIRTASYHTYSLLENLLEWSRIQTGKVQFRPSKFDLKEEIESVVMVLDVNAVRKNIKLLNLVPAGIEAEADRNMIHSVIQNLATNAIKFSNSNSTVTIKGKYALPPEPGNHKNAEVVSKARKWYELSITDTGIGIPDDIMPKLFKLDGQFSMAGTANEPGTGLGLILCKEMVEKNGGKIRVESVPGNGSTFSFTLPLSE; encoded by the coding sequence ATGCAACATCAGAGTGAGGAGAAGAATTCTGAAAGCATGATTATCCCGAATCTAGCTGACTCTGTCGGCCAGGGGATACTACTTTCAAACGAAACCTGGGAGCATGTTTTTGATGCTTCACCAGGTTATATTGCATTCATCTCCCCTGATTTCAAAATTCAAAGAATTAACAAAGCATTAGCTGCTTTCCTTGGAGGAAGTCCTTCCCAGTATATCGGGAAACCTTGCTACGAAGTTATGCATCAATCTACTTCCCCTGTTACTGATTGTCCGCTGATGAAAATAAACGGGGAGAAATCTATTCAAACTTCTATTGTTGAAGATAAAAACTTTGGGAAAGCCCTGGTCAAAGCAATTCCCCTTTATGCCGCTGATGGGAGTTTTACAGGTTGCCTGCACATGGTTGAACCAGTTGACGAGATGAAGGATATTCACTCCGGCAATATGGATAAAGAGCGGGCAATGTATTCATTAGTCAATGCTATACCTGACCCTTCCTTACTATGTGACCTTTCCGGTAGTATATTGATGGCCTCAGCAGGTTTCCTTGATATGACCGGAATTCTTGATTCTGAAGCAGTAAATGGCAGCAATTATATTTCTTTCTTTGCCCATGAGGATATCGACAGGGCACTGTTAGGCTTTAATACACTCACCTATGGAACCCAGGAAAAATTGTCGGGGCAGTTCATGGTGCGAAAGGCAGGCCGTGAGGCTTTCCGTTGCGAAGTAACAATGAGTCTTGTCAAGCAAAATAATGTTAGCATTTCCGGAGTGCTGCTAACTTTCCGTGATATTTCAAACCAGGTTGCCCTTCAGGAATCAGCCAATAAGAATCATATCAGGCTTAGCCGGTTTAATAAGACCTTTCTCGGGTTCACATCTGAACCTTCAATGAATATCAATCGTCTCGTTTCCCTGCTTGGTGAAATGCTGGGAGCATCTGCCTGCAGTTTTAACAAAATCTCGAATGGTGCCTCAATACCATTTGCTTCATGGCAATCACCTTTCATGAAGGATTTCACTCCCGACCAGGTCAGTAACATAGCCCTGGATCAATTCAACAGCAACCCTGACGATTTTATCCTTCTGCCCAAACCACAGCTTGCACCTCATTACCAGGTAAATCCACAACTCATTGATAAATACGGGATACGCACAATTCTTGGTATTACTGTTAAATCAGGACAGACAATCCTGGGCCAGATTGTAGTTGTATTTACTTTCAATTTCCAATTAAAGGGTGATGATAAGGAGTTCTGCTCCATGATTTCATCTGCAATGGCTCTGGAAAATAGCAGGGTAGGGTTGAATGTTAAATCAGAAGTAAATGATTTGAATTACAGGGAGTTATTTGATTTCTTTACTGATTCAATCTATATTCTGGCACCTGATGGGGTATTTATTGACGTAAACACCGGAGCTACCCGGATGTATGGCTATAACCGGGAAGACATGATTGGCAGCAATATTGAAATGTTGTCAGCACCTGAAAAAAATGACCATGAAGCTACTTTTCAGTCTATTATAAAAGCTTTCAATGGTGAAACACAGGAGTTTGAATGGTGGGGCATTCGTAAAAACGGAGAAGTCTTTCCAAAAGATATTGTACTCAACAGAGGAAGGTATTTTGGAAGAGATGTAGTTATCGCGATTGGCAGGGATATTTCGGAACGAAAGCAGGTAGAAGAGCAACTCCTGGGATATAATATGGAGCTTCGTGAAATCAACCAAAGTAAAGATAAGTTCTTCAGTATCCTGGCACATGATCTGAAAAATCCATTTGGTGGTTTACTTGGTTTTATTGACCTGTTGTACGAAGATATTGATGAATTAAGCACAGACCAGGTAAAAGAGTATCTGCAGAATATACGAACCGCTTCTTATCATACTTACTCTTTACTGGAGAATTTATTGGAATGGTCGAGAATTCAAACGGGTAAAGTTCAATTCAGACCCTCAAAGTTTGATCTGAAGGAAGAAATTGAATCAGTTGTAATGGTGTTGGATGTGAATGCTGTTCGCAAAAACATCAAATTATTGAATCTGGTCCCGGCCGGCATAGAGGCTGAGGCCGACCGTAATATGATTCATAGCGTAATTCAGAACCTGGCAACCAATGCTATCAAGTTCTCAAATTCAAATAGTACGGTTACCATAAAAGGAAAGTACGCATTACCCCCTGAACCTGGTAACCACAAAAACGCAGAAGTGGTTTCTAAAGCCCGGAAATGGTATGAATTAAGCATTACGGATACCGGAATCGGGATACCTGATGATATTATGCCAAAATTATTTAAACTCGATGGGCAATTTTCCATGGCAGGTACTGCAAACGAGCCAGGGACTGGGCTTGGACTGATCCTTTGTAAAGAAATGGTGGAGAAGAATGGTGGTAAAATCAGGGTTGAAAGTGTCCCCGGAAATGGTTCAACCTTCTCATTTACGCTGCCTCTTAGCGAATAA
- a CDS encoding LPS-assembly protein LptD yields the protein MRWLITLILVVTALMPVIAGNIIPDTLVNIPPDTIVSNAPDTLIVSRDSIPLNKGGKNKTVLDGKIEYAAADSLSFDIQKKMAYMYGDAVIKYQDITLKAAVIILDFNRNIVTANAITDSTGKKIGIPDFTQGTLNFKSNSLTYNFTSRKGLIKEVITEEGGGYLHASVIKKLDNNVSETGSGMFTTCDLEHPHFAIKYTRAKVMPGDKIVTGPAFLSIEDIPLPLVLPFGLFPNKKGRSSGIMIPRYGESANRGFYLEDGGYYFGLSDHFDLKLLGDIYSRGSWAIKPNVTYKKRYKYTGSFSIKYATNVLGVRGTPDYQKNKDFFINWSHQQDPKARPNGRFTASVQAGSSKFNSYNPATVSDYLNNSFSSSISYDMKVGQNANLVASARHSQNTSTRDVTISLPEVSFGFNRFYPFKKKVQTGKPGWYESISVTYNMNMKNEITAKDTMLFKPESLNRFVSGMKHTIPVSGSFKILKYFTWSHGINYTERWYPKTLNKTWIGDSTVVNGDTLAPHVQVDTVSGFKAARDYSYNSSISTTVYGQKRFTKGPVIAIRHVMRPSVGFSYQPDFGRSQLGYYKTVQIDTLGNTQKYSIFGDGTYLRTLYGYPGSGKSGALNFSLSNNLEMKVKSKKDTITGEKKVMLIDNLSLSSSYDLARDSMRWSNLNVAARTTLFKKVQISYGAGFSPYAVNDKGVAYNKFEWDVSKKPFRFLNSNWNLSVGYEIKSKSAKPSPAPPANANPEEMEDILANPDQFIDWNNPWNISFNYNFRYNSINLITGVRQRKVVQTFQVSGVLNVTEKWRIQAQTGYDFENKNFAFTQFTIYRNLHCWEMRFNWVPYGFQKSWNFQINVKSAVLQDLKLTKKKDFRDNL from the coding sequence ATGCGATGGTTAATAACCCTGATCCTGGTGGTAACAGCACTTATGCCTGTTATTGCCGGGAACATTATTCCTGATACCCTCGTTAATATCCCTCCTGATACTATCGTTAGTAACGCTCCTGATACATTAATAGTATCCAGGGATTCGATACCATTAAATAAAGGGGGGAAAAACAAGACAGTTCTTGATGGGAAGATTGAATATGCTGCCGCTGATTCTCTCAGCTTCGACATTCAGAAAAAGATGGCTTATATGTATGGTGATGCTGTGATCAAATACCAGGATATCACCCTGAAAGCAGCTGTCATCATCCTTGATTTCAATCGTAATATTGTTACTGCCAACGCTATAACTGATTCAACAGGTAAGAAAATCGGAATACCGGATTTCACCCAGGGCACCCTGAATTTTAAATCCAACTCACTCACCTATAATTTCACTTCCCGAAAAGGCCTGATTAAAGAAGTAATCACCGAAGAAGGGGGTGGATACCTTCATGCTTCTGTCATCAAGAAACTGGATAATAATGTGAGTGAAACCGGGAGTGGGATGTTTACCACCTGCGACCTCGAGCATCCCCATTTTGCCATCAAATATACCAGGGCTAAAGTAATGCCTGGTGATAAAATAGTCACCGGCCCTGCTTTCCTTAGTATTGAAGATATTCCCCTCCCGCTTGTATTGCCCTTCGGACTTTTCCCCAATAAGAAAGGCCGGAGTTCAGGTATAATGATCCCTCGTTACGGGGAATCTGCAAACCGTGGATTTTACCTGGAAGACGGGGGGTACTATTTCGGACTGAGTGATCATTTTGACCTGAAACTTCTTGGTGATATCTATTCAAGAGGGAGTTGGGCCATCAAACCAAATGTTACCTATAAAAAAAGATACAAATACACCGGATCATTCTCTATCAAGTATGCAACCAATGTATTGGGTGTGAGAGGCACCCCCGATTACCAGAAGAATAAGGATTTCTTTATCAACTGGTCCCATCAGCAGGATCCTAAAGCCAGGCCTAATGGCAGGTTCACAGCCAGTGTGCAGGCAGGCAGCAGTAAATTCAACAGCTATAACCCGGCCACTGTAAGCGATTACCTCAATAATAGTTTTTCATCCAGCATCTCCTACGACATGAAGGTGGGCCAAAATGCCAACCTGGTTGCCAGCGCCCGGCATAGTCAGAATACTTCTACCAGGGATGTCACCATCTCACTTCCTGAAGTCTCCTTCGGATTTAACCGTTTTTATCCATTTAAAAAGAAGGTCCAAACAGGAAAACCCGGCTGGTATGAATCTATTAGCGTGACCTACAACATGAATATGAAGAATGAAATCACTGCTAAGGATACCATGTTGTTTAAGCCTGAATCACTCAATCGCTTTGTGTCCGGCATGAAACACACAATCCCGGTAAGTGGTTCTTTCAAAATTCTGAAGTATTTCACCTGGTCACATGGCATCAATTATACGGAACGCTGGTATCCCAAGACCCTCAATAAAACCTGGATCGGTGACAGTACAGTTGTTAACGGCGATACCCTTGCTCCTCATGTGCAGGTAGATACAGTCAGTGGCTTCAAAGCAGCAAGAGACTACAGCTACAATTCTTCCATCAGCACAACTGTGTATGGGCAGAAGAGATTCACAAAAGGGCCGGTTATAGCCATACGGCACGTAATGAGGCCCTCGGTAGGATTCAGCTATCAACCCGATTTTGGACGTTCACAACTGGGATACTATAAAACCGTTCAGATTGACACCCTGGGCAATACCCAGAAATATTCAATATTCGGGGACGGAACTTATTTAAGGACACTTTATGGCTACCCGGGGAGTGGGAAATCGGGGGCACTGAACTTTTCCCTTTCGAATAACCTGGAAATGAAGGTGAAATCTAAAAAGGATACCATCACAGGAGAGAAAAAGGTGATGCTGATCGACAACCTGTCACTTTCATCTTCTTATGACCTGGCAAGGGATTCCATGCGGTGGTCAAACCTGAATGTGGCAGCCAGGACTACCCTCTTCAAAAAAGTGCAGATAAGCTATGGAGCAGGTTTTTCCCCTTATGCAGTGAATGACAAAGGGGTTGCCTATAATAAATTCGAATGGGATGTAAGTAAGAAGCCTTTCCGCTTCCTCAATTCCAATTGGAATTTGAGTGTTGGATATGAGATTAAATCCAAATCGGCAAAACCAAGCCCCGCGCCGCCGGCCAATGCCAATCCGGAAGAAATGGAAGATATACTGGCCAACCCTGACCAGTTTATTGATTGGAATAATCCATGGAACATAAGTTTTAATTATAATTTCAGGTATAATAGTATCAATTTAATCACCGGTGTGAGGCAGAGAAAAGTTGTCCAGACCTTCCAGGTATCAGGGGTTCTGAATGTAACCGAGAAATGGAGGATCCAGGCTCAGACCGGCTATGATTTCGAGAATAAGAATTTTGCTTTTACACAATTCACTATCTATCGGAATCTCCATTGCTGGGAAATGCGGTTTAACTGGGTGCCATACGGTTTCCAAAAGAGCTGGAACTTCCAGATCAATGTAAAATCCGCCGTATTACAGGACCTCAAACTCACCAAGAAAAAAGACTTTAGGGATAATCTGTAA